One window of the Clostridium sp. MB40-C1 genome contains the following:
- a CDS encoding type II toxin-antitoxin system PemK/MazF family toxin, with translation MKNDINRMNNVELQAFIKKRVKDIEIMVDEYATTIDNKIQEGTSLQDMKKRAYHIRRIYNYALWVNEQIKINDNPQKSSRIVPRRGEIWTCELGQNVGSEENKVRPVIIIQNNTGNKKSPTTIVAPISNRPKKIAVHIELREDDYKLENGEKNYVTGTILAEQIKVVSKARLGRHIATVNKEFMKILDSKLKISLEL, from the coding sequence ATGAAAAACGACATAAATCGTATGAATAATGTAGAATTACAGGCATTTATTAAAAAGCGAGTAAAAGATATTGAAATTATGGTAGATGAATATGCGACTACTATTGATAATAAGATACAAGAAGGAACTTCTTTACAGGATATGAAAAAGAGGGCCTACCATATAAGACGCATATATAATTATGCTTTATGGGTAAATGAACAGATAAAAATTAATGATAATCCCCAAAAAAGTTCTAGAATAGTTCCTAGAAGAGGGGAAATTTGGACGTGTGAATTAGGACAAAATGTTGGTTCGGAAGAGAATAAGGTAAGGCCTGTTATAATAATTCAAAATAATACAGGTAATAAAAAATCACCTACTACAATAGTTGCTCCAATATCTAATAGGCCCAAAAAGATAGCTGTACATATAGAACTTAGAGAAGATGACTATAAGCTAGAAAATGGAGAAAAGAATTATGTAACTGGTACTATACTCGCAGAACAAATAAAAGTAGTTTCTAAAGCTAGATTAGGGAGACATATTGCAACTGTCAATAAAGAATTCATGAAAATTTTGGATTCAAAGCTTAAAATTTCATTAGAATTGTAA
- a CDS encoding C-GCAxxG-C-C family (seleno)protein, translated as MSKAAEFFKQGYNCAESIIKAINEEKGLNIPVSVASPFGGGMAVGSTCGAITGAMMALGAIKGRESSEEVNESREVARKIMNKINEDYGTVNCKELKRKGISCIEIIDYSYEVIKEYI; from the coding sequence ATGTCTAAAGCAGCAGAGTTTTTTAAACAAGGGTATAATTGTGCAGAATCTATAATAAAAGCAATAAATGAGGAAAAAGGACTTAACATACCAGTATCTGTAGCCTCACCATTTGGCGGAGGTATGGCAGTAGGAAGTACTTGTGGTGCAATAACAGGAGCAATGATGGCATTGGGAGCGATAAAGGGAAGAGAATCATCTGAAGAAGTAAACGAATCTAGAGAAGTTGCTAGGAAAATAATGAACAAGATAAATGAAGATTATGGAACAGTTAACTGTAAAGAGCTTAAGAGAAAGGGAATATCTTGTATTGAGATTATAGATTATTCATATGAAGTTATAAAAGAATATATTTAA
- a CDS encoding CPBP family intramembrane glutamic endopeptidase has product MNKNKVFYANLFAMILLILYSLGGEVLAPIFKKMNLSLPMYLVLPQILLLVVPTVIYFIITKESIKDTLRLNKVGLRTIFIVIAIGFLSMPIASFLSLITQFIFPNRIGQIVNRLDNIPFIIKLFVIALTPAICEEITMRGVILSGYNDFSVKKAAIMTGLFFGMIHMDGNQFLYAFALGIIFAYLVRITNSIFSSMICHFIINGTQVFLLELSKYISKLSNQDVKAVQGAGLSSFTMSQKINAVLFYLVLAVICLGVIVILIQKLIKIHGKIGIQSKGVYENNIKYINWPVYVSVILYVFIIVNQLIKIYK; this is encoded by the coding sequence GTGAATAAAAACAAAGTATTTTATGCAAATTTATTTGCTATGATATTATTAATTTTATATTCATTAGGAGGAGAGGTACTGGCACCTATATTTAAAAAAATGAATTTATCACTTCCCATGTATCTTGTACTTCCTCAAATACTTTTATTAGTGGTACCTACAGTAATATATTTTATTATAACAAAGGAATCAATAAAAGATACTCTTAGGCTAAATAAAGTAGGGCTTAGGACGATATTTATAGTAATTGCAATAGGTTTTCTATCTATGCCTATAGCGAGTTTTCTATCCCTAATAACTCAATTTATTTTTCCGAATAGAATAGGCCAAATAGTAAATAGGTTAGACAATATACCTTTTATCATAAAGTTGTTTGTTATAGCTTTAACGCCTGCTATTTGTGAGGAAATAACTATGAGAGGTGTTATTTTATCAGGATATAATGATTTTAGTGTTAAGAAAGCAGCTATAATGACAGGATTGTTTTTTGGAATGATTCATATGGATGGCAATCAATTCTTGTATGCTTTTGCATTAGGAATAATATTTGCCTATTTAGTAAGAATTACAAATTCTATATTTTCATCTATGATATGTCACTTTATTATAAATGGTACACAAGTGTTTTTGTTAGAACTAAGTAAGTATATTTCAAAGCTTTCTAATCAAGATGTTAAAGCAGTACAAGGAGCAGGTTTGTCAAGTTTTACAATGTCCCAAAAAATAAATGCTGTTCTATTTTATTTAGTATTAGCAGTAATTTGTTTAGGTGTTATAGTAATTTTAATACAAAAATTGATTAAAATTCATGGAAAAATAGGAATACAATCAAAGGGAGTTTATGAAAACAATATAAAATATATAAACTGGCCAGTATATGTATCAGTAATATTATATGTTTTCATAATAGTAAATCAATTGATTAAAATATACAAATGA
- a CDS encoding N-acetylmuramoyl-L-alanine amidase, giving the protein MRTWRKFLAYTIIFILFIGVNIPPNVFAATSLNITDKVNVDVNKIWTVKFNNELDKSTIDGSDNILVLDDKGSKVNIKIEYQDNKTLLISPVNNYQYGKTYTLVVKDTVKSKSGKGMKETIQMKFTTKTSNATIKTIEDITQILYKSEKYSLPSVVKAIMNDNTEQNVSVKWDNTYIDTSKPGTYYYKGTVSGYDKLVNLKIVVSTSSGVDLSRITKVCIDAASASNLQVLTGPTGVKDKDVNLAIASKLGKLLENKGIKVTYTRQSDSVPWSQSEDVLKRDKIANDSQSEVFVSIRSNYYSSLTAEGMETYYLGTDSKGSTLAQQVQKNVISKTSAKDRGAKEVGESHINFLQGLNGVGILVYGGFISNTNEEKLLNDPLYQDKIAQGVADSINASSGNTITSVKDISANVIQGNSYALPTRVTAIDDKNNSVQADVIWEVNSVDTSKVGTYVIKGRVNGYTKLITLTLVVSPKPVAKYKICIDPGHGGYDSGAVGPGGTKEKDVVLQVSLKLGQILANNGIDVVYTRTSDNVPWPANKSEELKMRCDISDKAKVNYFVSIHANSVDGSPSTSGIETLYGDNRTDGIPLATNIQNEMVATMGGKDRGLKKRAVYVVKWTDAPSALVELEFISNPEKEKLLKTPEYQQKCAEAIARGIMKTLK; this is encoded by the coding sequence TTGAGAACGTGGAGAAAATTTCTAGCATATACTATAATTTTTATACTCTTTATAGGAGTAAACATACCTCCAAATGTTTTTGCAGCTACAAGTTTAAACATTACAGATAAAGTAAATGTGGATGTGAATAAGATTTGGACTGTTAAATTTAATAATGAATTGGACAAGTCAACAATAGATGGAAGCGATAATATATTGGTTCTAGATGATAAAGGATCTAAAGTAAATATAAAGATTGAGTATCAGGATAATAAGACTTTATTGATTTCACCGGTAAATAATTATCAGTATGGAAAAACTTATACATTAGTAGTAAAAGATACGGTGAAATCTAAAAGTGGTAAAGGCATGAAAGAAACTATACAGATGAAGTTTACAACTAAGACTAGTAATGCTACTATTAAAACTATTGAAGATATTACTCAAATTCTATACAAGAGTGAAAAATACTCATTACCTTCAGTTGTCAAAGCTATTATGAATGATAATACTGAACAAAATGTTAGTGTTAAATGGGATAATACATATATAGATACCTCAAAACCAGGAACATATTATTATAAAGGTACAGTATCGGGGTATGATAAACTAGTTAACTTAAAGATAGTAGTGAGCACATCTTCTGGTGTAGATTTATCAAGAATAACTAAGGTTTGTATAGATGCTGCTAGTGCATCTAACCTTCAAGTGTTAACAGGACCTACTGGAGTTAAAGATAAAGATGTTAATTTAGCTATAGCATCAAAACTTGGAAAATTATTAGAAAATAAAGGTATAAAAGTTACATATACAAGACAAAGTGATTCTGTTCCTTGGAGTCAAAGTGAAGATGTATTAAAGAGAGATAAAATAGCAAACGATTCACAATCTGAAGTTTTTGTAAGTATAAGATCTAATTATTATTCATCTCTAACAGCAGAGGGAATGGAAACATATTATTTAGGAACTGATAGTAAAGGGAGTACCTTAGCACAACAGGTTCAAAAAAATGTGATTTCTAAAACAAGTGCAAAGGATAGGGGAGCAAAAGAAGTAGGAGAAAGTCATATTAACTTTTTACAGGGACTTAATGGTGTGGGCATTTTAGTATATGGAGGATTTATATCTAATACTAATGAAGAAAAGCTATTAAATGATCCGCTATATCAAGATAAAATAGCACAAGGTGTAGCAGATAGCATAAATGCTTCTAGTGGCAATACAATTACGTCTGTAAAAGATATTAGTGCTAATGTAATTCAAGGTAATTCATATGCTTTACCAACAAGAGTTACAGCAATAGATGATAAAAACAATTCAGTTCAAGCTGATGTTATATGGGAAGTAAATAGTGTAGATACAAGCAAAGTAGGAACTTATGTTATTAAAGGAAGAGTTAATGGGTATACTAAATTAATTACATTGACTCTAGTTGTATCTCCTAAACCTGTAGCTAAGTATAAAATATGTATAGATCCTGGTCATGGTGGTTATGATTCAGGGGCTGTAGGTCCGGGGGGAACTAAAGAAAAGGATGTAGTATTGCAAGTATCATTAAAGTTAGGACAAATCTTAGCGAATAATGGAATAGATGTTGTTTATACACGAACTAGTGATAATGTTCCATGGCCAGCAAATAAGAGTGAAGAACTTAAGATGCGATGTGATATATCAGATAAAGCTAAGGTAAATTATTTTGTATCAATTCATGCAAATAGTGTAGATGGAAGTCCATCAACATCGGGAATTGAAACCCTTTATGGTGATAATAGAACAGATGGAATTCCTTTGGCTACTAATATACAAAATGAAATGGTCGCTACAATGGGAGGAAAAGATAGAGGACTAAAAAAGAGAGCAGTTTATGTTGTAAAATGGACAGATGCACCTTCTGCTTTAGTTGAGTTAGAATTTATTAGTAATCCTGAAAAGGAAAAATTATTGAAAACTCCAGAATATCAACAAAAATGTGCAGAAGCTATAGCAAGAGGAATTATGAAAACACTTAAATAA
- a CDS encoding N-acetylmuramoyl-L-alanine amidase, producing the protein MKKCTKFLISIMAFLFLIGINIPPNVFAATSSNIIGKTSVDVNKIWTVKFNNELDKSTIDGKDNVLVLDDKGVKVNTKIEYKDSKTLLISPIKNYDYGKKYTIIVKDTVKSKKGEGMKKAVQMDFTTKSNATQIKTIEDMSQILYKGEKYTLPSVVKAVMSNGTEQNVSIKWDNTYINTLNPGTYNYKGTVSGYDKQVNLKVVVSSSSGVDLSRINKVCIDPAGASNLKLLTGPTGVKDNDVNLAISLKLGKLLEGKGIKVAYTRQKDSVSWNESEDVEKRCKIANDSESEVLISVRSNYYSSSTAEGIETYYLGTDTKGKTLAQQVQKNMISKTNAKDRTSQEIGQNHVKFLQGFKGSGILVYGGFISNPDEEKLLNSSEYQDKIAQGIADSIMHSSSNNTISSVKDINVNVNQGDSYTLPTKVTAIDEKNNSIQADVIWEVSSVDTSNAGTYVIKGRVNNYSKLVTLTIVVSPKKAAKYKICIDPGHGGYDSGTIGYSGTKEKDIALQVSLKVGQLLEKNGIDVVYTRTSDNVPWPPIKEIELKMRCDISNKAKANYFVSIHANSVDGSPSTSGIETLYGSNRTDGIPLAKNIQREMVAATGGRDRGIKERNNIYVVKWPDAPPALVELEFTSNPQKEKLLKTSEYQQKCAEAIVRGIMKTLK; encoded by the coding sequence TTGAAAAAGTGTACAAAATTTCTAATAAGTATTATGGCTTTTCTATTTCTTATAGGAATAAATATACCTCCAAATGTTTTTGCGGCTACAAGTTCTAATATTATAGGTAAGACAAGTGTAGATGTGAATAAGATTTGGACTGTTAAATTTAATAATGAATTGGACAAGTCAACGATAGATGGAAAAGATAATGTATTGGTTTTAGATGATAAGGGAGTTAAAGTAAATACGAAAATTGAATATAAAGATAGTAAAACCCTATTGATTTCTCCTATTAAAAATTATGATTATGGCAAGAAATATACAATAATAGTAAAAGATACAGTAAAATCAAAAAAAGGAGAAGGCATGAAAAAAGCTGTACAAATGGACTTTACAACTAAGAGTAATGCTACTCAAATAAAAACTATTGAAGATATGAGTCAAATTTTATATAAGGGTGAAAAATATACACTACCTTCAGTTGTTAAAGCCGTTATGAGTAATGGTACAGAACAAAATGTTAGTATTAAATGGGATAATACATATATAAATACTTTAAACCCGGGAACATATAATTACAAAGGTACAGTATCGGGATATGATAAGCAAGTTAATTTAAAGGTAGTAGTAAGCTCTTCATCTGGAGTGGATTTGTCAAGGATTAATAAAGTTTGTATAGATCCAGCTGGTGCATCTAATCTTAAACTATTAACAGGACCTACTGGAGTTAAAGATAATGATGTTAATTTAGCCATATCACTAAAACTTGGGAAGTTATTAGAAGGCAAAGGTATAAAAGTTGCTTATACAAGACAAAAAGATTCTGTTTCTTGGAATGAAAGTGAAGATGTAGAGAAGAGATGTAAAATAGCAAATGATTCGGAATCAGAAGTTCTTATAAGCGTAAGATCTAATTATTATTCTTCTTCAACAGCAGAGGGGATAGAAACTTATTATTTAGGAACAGATACTAAAGGTAAAACTTTAGCACAACAGGTTCAAAAAAATATGATTTCTAAAACTAATGCAAAAGATAGGACATCCCAAGAAATAGGTCAAAATCATGTTAAGTTTTTACAAGGGTTCAAGGGAAGTGGTATTTTGGTGTATGGAGGATTTATATCTAATCCTGATGAAGAAAAGCTATTAAATAGTTCAGAATATCAGGATAAAATAGCACAAGGTATAGCTGATAGTATAATGCATAGCTCTAGCAATAATACAATTAGTTCTGTAAAAGATATTAATGTTAATGTAAATCAAGGGGATTCATACACTTTACCAACAAAAGTTACAGCTATAGATGAAAAAAATAATTCAATTCAGGCTGATGTTATATGGGAAGTAAGTAGTGTAGACACAAGTAATGCAGGGACTTATGTTATTAAAGGAAGAGTTAATAATTATTCTAAATTAGTTACATTAACTATAGTGGTATCTCCTAAGAAAGCAGCTAAATATAAGATATGTATAGACCCCGGTCATGGTGGTTATGATTCAGGAACTATTGGGTATAGTGGAACAAAAGAAAAAGATATAGCATTACAAGTTTCATTAAAAGTAGGACAACTTTTGGAAAAGAATGGAATAGATGTTGTTTATACAAGAACTAGTGATAATGTTCCATGGCCTCCAATTAAGGAGATTGAACTTAAGATGAGGTGTGATATATCAAATAAAGCTAAGGCAAATTATTTTGTATCAATTCATGCAAATAGTGTAGATGGAAGTCCATCAACATCAGGAATTGAAACTCTTTATGGTAGTAATAGAACAGATGGCATACCTTTAGCTAAAAATATACAAAGGGAAATGGTTGCTGCAACAGGTGGAAGAGATAGAGGAATAAAGGAAAGAAACAATATTTATGTAGTTAAATGGCCAGATGCACCTCCTGCTTTAGTTGAGTTAGAGTTTACTAGCAATCCACAAAAAGAAAAATTACTAAAAACTTCTGAATATCAACAAAAATGTGCAGAGGCTATAGTAAGAGGTATTATGAAAACACTTAAATAA
- a CDS encoding MBL fold metallo-hydrolase codes for MKITWLGHSSFLIEDSKGRKLLTDPFDESVGYKTFDEKVDLVSISHHHFDHDYIANLKGDPKIIDKIGLFNLCDIPLKGIPSFHDDVKGAKRGENIIFVFEIDEYKICHLGDLGHDLSQDCIDEIGDTDLLLIPVGGNYTLDGKTAAKVAKRINSKIVIPMHYKTPHLSFPLEGVENFIVNMGNCERIKNCSLIIDKNILDKNTVKILDPRE; via the coding sequence ATGAAAATAACTTGGTTAGGCCACTCATCTTTCTTAATTGAAGACTCTAAAGGAAGAAAATTATTGACTGATCCTTTTGATGAATCAGTAGGATATAAAACCTTCGACGAGAAAGTAGACTTGGTATCTATAAGTCATCACCATTTTGATCATGATTATATAGCTAACCTTAAAGGCGATCCAAAAATTATAGACAAAATAGGATTATTTAATTTATGTGATATTCCTTTAAAAGGAATTCCCTCCTTTCATGATGATGTAAAAGGAGCTAAAAGAGGGGAAAACATTATATTTGTATTTGAAATTGATGAATACAAAATATGCCATTTAGGTGACTTAGGGCATGACCTATCACAAGATTGCATAGATGAAATTGGAGATACTGATCTCCTTCTTATTCCTGTAGGTGGAAACTATACCCTTGATGGTAAAACAGCAGCTAAGGTAGCTAAAAGAATTAATAGCAAAATAGTTATACCCATGCATTACAAAACTCCTCATTTATCTTTTCCTCTTGAAGGAGTAGAAAACTTCATTGTAAATATGGGAAACTGTGAAAGAATAAAGAATTGCTCTTTGATTATAGATAAAAATATTCTTGATAAAAATACAGTTAAAATATTAGATCCAAGGGAATAA
- a CDS encoding MgtC/SapB family protein gives MNNYEVVLRLVLAAFAGGLLGYEREFKNRPAGLRTHILVCVGAAIISIIQLYIAWDTMELIKAHPQIANSIKADIGRMSAQVVSGIGFLGAGTIIHEKGSVKGLTTAASLWTIGCIGIAIGMGYYFLATVSTGVVYFTLVSLKKFEFKVLKKVSTVKLLIEYHNNEEVTLRLNNYFKSKNIVVKDSKFLVDEKDEDLLFKKSLYVIVVPRNVKVSSVIGEIKKIDQVVRVSRE, from the coding sequence ATGAATAACTATGAAGTAGTTCTTAGATTAGTATTAGCCGCTTTTGCTGGAGGACTTTTAGGGTATGAAAGAGAATTTAAAAATAGACCGGCAGGACTTAGAACTCATATTTTAGTTTGCGTAGGTGCGGCTATAATATCTATTATACAACTTTATATTGCTTGGGATACTATGGAACTTATAAAGGCACATCCACAGATTGCTAACTCCATTAAAGCAGATATAGGAAGAATGTCAGCTCAAGTCGTGTCAGGTATAGGATTTTTAGGAGCTGGTACTATAATACATGAAAAAGGGTCAGTAAAGGGACTCACTACAGCTGCAAGTTTATGGACTATAGGATGTATTGGTATTGCTATTGGTATGGGATATTACTTTTTAGCAACTGTATCTACAGGTGTTGTTTATTTTACTTTAGTTTCTTTAAAAAAATTTGAATTTAAGGTGCTAAAAAAGGTATCTACTGTAAAACTTTTAATAGAGTATCATAATAACGAAGAAGTAACTTTGAGATTAAATAATTATTTTAAAAGTAAAAATATAGTCGTAAAAGATTCTAAATTTTTAGTGGATGAAAAAGATGAAGATTTGTTATTTAAAAAATCTTTATATGTAATAGTAGTACCGAGAAATGTTAAAGTAAGTAGTGTTATAGGAGAAATAAAAAAAATCGATCAAGTTGTGAGAGTATCAAGGGAATAA
- a CDS encoding sensor domain-containing diguanylate cyclase, giving the protein MVRDYGLYLIIAVLIVLNLIQYYLMKKTRDRLISIDRIKDEFYSLGNQIGKVKSKDDLYNVMLSAAVSLIKAADKGSILILEEDERFYFKAIKGFGNKLKEVSLSREECYLCKYNNFKNTTIIKNPAQFDEKYLNDENKDKMNKFKALNIKYTLSAPIYIENELIGLINVDSSYEDRAFTKDDLQLMNYIKNEMQIVLKNFIIQDELRYLVNHDDLTGIYNRRIFKDIINEELVNVKYNKLNLIFVLIDIDKFKFINDTYGHIMGDKVLQEFTKTLRDNIGKNSMCARISGDEFAIFFKNCSKEKVIQLLDNINQMLFSKTINNINNLRVSFSYGICEVFSDNILSYDEVFSISDKNMYKNKREKGDIKR; this is encoded by the coding sequence ATGGTCAGGGATTATGGGTTATATCTTATTATTGCGGTATTAATAGTTTTAAATTTGATTCAATATTACTTGATGAAAAAAACAAGAGATAGATTAATTTCAATAGATAGAATAAAGGATGAATTTTATAGCTTGGGGAATCAGATTGGCAAAGTGAAAAGTAAAGATGATCTATATAATGTTATGCTTAGTGCTGCAGTAAGTTTAATTAAAGCTGCAGATAAGGGGAGTATACTTATACTAGAAGAAGATGAACGATTTTACTTTAAAGCAATAAAGGGATTTGGTAATAAATTAAAAGAAGTGTCTTTAAGTAGAGAAGAGTGTTATTTATGTAAATATAACAATTTTAAAAATACTACAATAATAAAAAATCCAGCTCAGTTTGATGAGAAATATTTAAATGATGAGAATAAAGATAAAATGAATAAATTTAAGGCTTTAAACATTAAATATACTTTAAGTGCTCCTATTTATATTGAAAATGAACTAATTGGATTAATAAATGTGGATTCTTCTTACGAGGATAGAGCATTTACTAAGGATGATTTACAATTAATGAATTATATAAAAAATGAGATGCAGATAGTGCTAAAAAATTTTATAATTCAAGATGAATTAAGGTATTTAGTAAATCACGATGACTTAACAGGAATATATAATAGACGAATCTTTAAAGATATCATTAATGAAGAATTAGTAAATGTTAAATATAATAAATTAAATTTAATATTTGTTTTAATAGATATAGATAAGTTTAAATTTATAAATGACACTTATGGACACATAATGGGTGATAAGGTGTTACAAGAATTTACAAAAACATTAAGAGATAATATAGGAAAAAATAGTATGTGTGCTAGAATATCAGGAGATGAATTTGCAATTTTCTTTAAGAACTGTTCAAAGGAAAAAGTTATACAATTATTAGATAACATAAATCAAATGCTTTTTTCTAAGACTATTAATAATATAAATAATTTAAGAGTAAGCTTTAGTTATGGTATATGTGAGGTGTTTTCTGACAATATATTATCTTATGATGAGGTCTTTTCTATATCTGATAAAAATATGTATAAGAATAAAAGGGAAAAAGGAGATATAAAAAGATAA
- a CDS encoding Mrp/NBP35 family ATP-binding protein, whose product MSSCDTCPSKGTCNEQECSKTFPKNGNIKNIIGVISGKGGVGKSTVTGILATQLAKNGYKVGVLDADITGPSMPRVFGINNQRAQAIQHEGTEEVNFVPIQTEGGVKVMSLNLLTEEEEQPVIWRGPLITGVLNQMYTDTIWGELDYLLIDMPPGTGDIALTIMQSLPITGMVVVSTPQDMVSMIVKKVVIMIEKMGINLLGVVENMAYIKCEACGDKIRVFSKKPSEEHAKYLGTNLLAEMPINLDMVESLEQGKMESFIRESKEYDELYNNFVKKLNK is encoded by the coding sequence ATGAGCAGTTGTGATACTTGTCCAAGCAAGGGAACATGTAATGAACAAGAATGTTCAAAGACATTTCCTAAAAATGGAAATATAAAAAATATAATTGGTGTTATCAGTGGTAAAGGTGGAGTTGGAAAATCTACAGTAACAGGAATTTTAGCAACTCAACTTGCTAAAAATGGATACAAAGTTGGAGTTTTAGATGCAGATATTACTGGTCCATCAATGCCTAGAGTATTTGGTATTAATAATCAAAGAGCTCAAGCAATCCAACATGAAGGTACAGAAGAAGTTAATTTTGTGCCTATACAAACAGAAGGTGGAGTAAAGGTAATGTCTTTAAATCTTCTTACAGAAGAGGAGGAACAACCAGTTATATGGAGAGGACCTTTGATAACTGGAGTTTTAAATCAAATGTATACTGATACAATTTGGGGTGAATTAGATTATCTTTTAATCGACATGCCTCCAGGCACAGGAGATATAGCTTTAACAATAATGCAAAGCCTTCCTATAACAGGAATGGTTGTAGTTTCAACTCCACAAGACATGGTTTCTATGATAGTTAAAAAAGTAGTAATAATGATAGAAAAAATGGGAATAAATCTACTAGGTGTTGTAGAAAATATGGCTTACATAAAATGTGAAGCCTGTGGAGATAAAATAAGAGTATTTAGCAAAAAACCATCTGAAGAACATGCAAAGTATTTAGGCACTAATCTTTTAGCAGAGATGCCAATAAATTTAGATATGGTTGAGAGCTTAGAACAAGGTAAAATGGAAAGTTTTATAAGAGAGTCAAAAGAATATGATGAACTTTATAATAACTTTGTTAAGAAATTAAACAAATAA
- a CDS encoding prolipoprotein diacylglyceryl transferase gives MKPILFEVFGIKVYGYGFMITIGIIFALVLLNKRSKERGYNEDMLWDMSIFTIISGVIGGKVLYILTDFNYIKSNPVAIIKEFGSGFVIYGAIIGGVLGIVIYCKRKRWSILKTIDLVAPSVVLAQGFGRIGCFLAGCCYGRETHLPIGVIFKESPFAPSHISLHPTQLYSSIFDFGLALFLLWYDKKERKNGKVFSMYVIIYSVGRFIVEFFRNDPRGTVGIFSTSQFIAIFTLVIGLVLFNLSKIRKIVYKR, from the coding sequence ATGAAACCCATTCTGTTTGAAGTTTTCGGTATAAAAGTTTATGGATATGGATTTATGATAACAATAGGAATAATATTTGCTCTCGTACTTTTAAATAAAAGAAGCAAAGAAAGAGGATATAATGAAGATATGTTGTGGGACATGTCTATATTTACTATAATTTCGGGTGTTATAGGCGGTAAAGTATTATATATATTAACTGATTTTAATTATATTAAATCTAATCCAGTGGCAATCATTAAGGAATTTGGAAGTGGGTTTGTTATATATGGAGCTATAATAGGAGGAGTTTTAGGTATAGTAATATATTGCAAAAGAAAAAGATGGAGTATTTTAAAGACTATTGATTTAGTAGCACCAAGTGTGGTTTTAGCACAAGGATTTGGAAGAATAGGGTGTTTTCTAGCTGGATGTTGCTATGGAAGAGAAACACATTTACCTATAGGCGTTATATTTAAAGAATCACCATTTGCACCTAGTCATATTTCACTTCATCCAACTCAATTATATTCATCTATATTTGATTTTGGATTAGCTTTATTTTTATTATGGTATGATAAAAAGGAAAGGAAAAATGGCAAGGTTTTTTCGATGTATGTTATAATCTATAGTGTTGGGAGGTTCATTGTGGAATTTTTTAGAAATGACCCAAGAGGAACTGTAGGAATTTTTTCAACTTCTCAATTTATTGCTATATTTACACTAGTAATAGGACTTGTCCTTTTTAATTTAAGTAAAATTAGAAAAATAGTTTATAAAAGATGA